Within the Candidatus Thermoplasmatota archaeon genome, the region TCAAGTGGTTGTTCTTGTACAATGCAAACACATCGAGGTTCAGGAGAAGAACGTAAACCGCTTTTTTCAGCAACAATACTCTGGGTACCATCACACCCAAGAATAAGATCTGCTTCAAATATCTCTCCGGTGTCAAGAACGACCTGAGCTTTATCCTCATAGATACAAAGATCGATAACTTTTTTCTCGAATGCCAGGTGAACTCCTTTTTTCTCTGCTCTCTTAACGAGACCTTCATCAAAAACAGTTCGTCGAATCATAAAGAGCATTGGTTTTTTTCTGATAATTGAAAGTTTATACTGAAGCGATGACGAATACGTGATACTCCCGTAAGAAGAGGCGTCGATAAATTTTTGAATAAACGGAAATTGTTGAAGAACTCGAGTTGGCAAACCACCCCCGCAGGGTTTATCTCGAGGAAATTTTTCTTTATCTATGAGCAGAACTTTTTTACCTTGTTCTGCAAGAACCGTTGCCGCGGTTGCGCCAGCAGGCCCTGCTCCAACAACAATGACATCATATTTCATACGATAGCCTTAAATTAAGGTTACATACGGAAAACACCGGGCTTCCAGTCAGGAATCGATGCATTTAACGAAGCAGAGATACCTAACCCTAACACGGTTCGTGTATCAACAGGATCGATCACACCATCATCCCAAATTCGGGCAGTGCTATAATATGGACTTCCTTCTGTTTCATATTTTCGTAGGATTGGATCTGTGATTTCTTTTTCTTCTTTTTTACTTAGCTCAATACCTTTACGCCAGAGTTGATCTCGTTTTACTGTAAGTAATACCGTAGCTGCTTGTTGGCCACCCATGACTGAGATCCGTGCATTCGGCCACATCCAAAGTTGTCGAGGTCCGTATGCTCGTCCGCACATTCCATAGTTACCCGCACCAAAAGAACCACCAATGAGAACCGTAAATTTCGGGACTTGTGCACAGGTTACTGCAGTCACCATTTTAGCTCCATCTTTTGCAATACCGCCTGCTTCATATTTTCGCCCAACCATAAAACCGGTAATATTTTGGAGAAACACAAGCGGTATCTTCCGTTGACAGCATAATTCAATAAAATGCGTACCTTTTAATGCTGATTCTGAAAATAGCACCCCGTTATTTGCAAGGATTCCAACAGGATACCCCATGATTCGAGCAAATCCACAGACCAGCGTTGTACCATACAGCGCTTTAAACTCATGGAATTTTGAACCATCGACAATCCGAGCAATGATCTCTCGCACCTCAAATGGTTTCCGTGGATCTTTTGGGATAATCCCATAGATTTCTTTAATATCATATAATGGTTCTTCTGGTTTTTGGATATCAAGATGGGTCTTTTCAGGACGATTTAGATTTTCAACAATATTGCGGGTAATTCGAATTGCATCAGCATCATCAACAGCATAATGATCAGAAACACCGCTTTCTCGGCAATGCACTTCAGCACCACCCAATTCCTCAGCAGTTACTTCTTCACCGGTTGCAGCTTTGACTAACGGTGGTCCCCCAAGAAAAATCGTTCCAGTTCCTTTTACAATTACGGTTTCATCAGACATCGCAGGCACATATGCTCCTCCTGCGGTACATGACCCCATCACAACTGCGATTTGCGGGATTTGCATAGATGACATTTTAGCTTGATTATAAAAAATCCTACCGAAATGTTCACGATCTGGAAATACTTCATCTTGCATCGGAAGGAAGGCACCCCCTGAATCGACTAGATAAATACACGGGAGATTATTTTCCATAGCTATTTCTTGTGCACGAAGATGTTTTTTTACCGTAATCGGATAATACGTTCCTCCGGTTACTGTTGCGTCGTTTGCAACTACAACGACCTCACGGCCATGAATCAAACCAATGCCGGTGACGATACCTGCACATGGTGCTTTATTTTCATACATATTATACGCAGCAAGAGAGTTAAACTCCATAAACGGTGTATCTGGATCAAGTAATGCATCAATACGTTCTCGTACGAGCATTTTATTTCGTGATTTATGAAGTTTAACTGCTTCGGTCCCTCCTCCTTTCTGTACCTGGGCAATTTTTTCTTTCAAATCGTTTATTAATGATTGATAGTGCTCAAAATTTTCTTTATATTCTTTGGTTTGAGTATTCACTGAAGTTTCAATAATTTCCATAGTTATTCTCCTTCAAGTTTTTCAATATCTGCGGTTTTTTGACCGATTTCAATCTTATCTTTTTCTTTAAAAAACAATTTTTTTATACGACCGGCATATGGTGCCCGGATAAGGTATTCCATTTTCATTGCTTCGATAACTAGAATCACCTCATCTTTTTTGACTATTGCACCCTCAGGAACTTTGACTTGTACCACAATACCTGAAATTGGGGAATTTAGATCTCCTTCTTTTTTTTCGGTTTTTTTTCGACCCGTGAGTTCAACCCG harbors:
- a CDS encoding carboxyl transferase domain-containing protein, whose protein sequence is MEIIETSVNTQTKEYKENFEHYQSLINDLKEKIAQVQKGGGTEAVKLHKSRNKMLVRERIDALLDPDTPFMEFNSLAAYNMYENKAPCAGIVTGIGLIHGREVVVVANDATVTGGTYYPITVKKHLRAQEIAMENNLPCIYLVDSGGAFLPMQDEVFPDREHFGRIFYNQAKMSSMQIPQIAVVMGSCTAGGAYVPAMSDETVIVKGTGTIFLGGPPLVKAATGEEVTAEELGGAEVHCRESGVSDHYAVDDADAIRITRNIVENLNRPEKTHLDIQKPEEPLYDIKEIYGIIPKDPRKPFEVREIIARIVDGSKFHEFKALYGTTLVCGFARIMGYPVGILANNGVLFSESALKGTHFIELCCQRKIPLVFLQNITGFMVGRKYEAGGIAKDGAKMVTAVTCAQVPKFTVLIGGSFGAGNYGMCGRAYGPRQLWMWPNARISVMGGQQAATVLLTVKRDQLWRKGIELSKKEEKEITDPILRKYETEGSPYYSTARIWDDGVIDPVDTRTVLGLGISASLNASIPDWKPGVFRM
- a CDS encoding acetyl-CoA carboxylase biotin carboxyl carrier protein subunit, whose protein sequence is MFINYEYENYVYNVIVERRNNEFYITYDNIEYTLTAVEQKPGQLELHLGDRHIKCVISQGEDEKYVFLDGNVYKVRRVELTGRKKTEKKEGDLNSPISGIVVQVKVPEGAIVKKDEVILVIEAMKMEYLIRAPYAGRIKKLFFKEKDKIEIGQKTADIEKLEGE